CTTCAGCTGGCGCGACAGCTGCGTGGCGTGCCTTTCGATGCGAACGTCCGTGGTCGATACGCTAATGTTGTCCAAAACACTTGCCCCTTCTTAAAGCGCTTTTCCGTCAACATAGCGTCAAAAAGCGTATCGAAGATGACATGATTCGGATGTAGCGACAATAAACGGTTCGCTAACCACACAGATTGAAAGTTGGCCGCGGCCAACTCTTCGGTCCGCCCTTGCGAAAGACCTGCTTTAGCGGCACAACCCGCAGGAAATCGCGAGGGCGGAAAACATGCGGCACATCCATATCATCGGTATCGGTACGGGCAATCCCGAGCATCTGACCGTGCAGGCGATCAACGCCATGAACTCGGCAGACGTCGTGTTCATCCCGACCAAGGGGGCCACGAAGGCAGATCTCGCCGAGCTCCGCCGGGAAATCTGCGAGCGATACCTGACCCGCAAGGGCGTCCGCATCGTCGAATTCGAGGTACCGAAGCGGGCGGTCCAAGACCGAACTTATGTCCAGAGCGTCGACGACTGGCATGCGGCGATCGCCCGTATCTACGAGGGTCTGGTCGGCGATCTGCCGGAAACCGGAGCCGGGGCTTTCCTCGTCTGGGGCGACCCGAGCCTCTATGACAGCACGATCCGCATCATCGAACGGGTGCGCAATGCCAGTACCTGCGCCTTCGACTATGATGTCATTCCCGGCATCACGAGCATCCAGGCACTGGCGGCCAGCCATCGCATTCCTGTCAATCTCGTCGGCAAGCCGGTCGAAATCACCACCGGGCGGCGGCTGCTGGAAGAAGGGCTGACGCATGCGAGCACCGTCATCATGCTGGATGGCGAACAGGCCTTTTCCAAGATCGACGATCCCGAGGCCGAGATCTTCTGGGGCGCTTATCTCGGCACGAAGGATGAAATCATTCGCTCAGGCCGGCTTGGCGATATCGCCGACGACATCATCCAGCTCCGTGCCGACGAGCGCAGGCGCCATGGCTGGATCATGGACATCTATCTCCTTCGTAAGGGACAGGATTTCGACGACTGAATGTCCCTTCACTGCCCCCTTCACCGGACCGATCTCGCTTTGCTGCATCTGGCGCGATCATGTAAGACATGGCCAAAGGATGGATGAATGCGTAGCGTTACCGGCAAGATCTTGGAAGCAGAGAGGCCCGATATAACGAGCATGCAGCGCGGCGCCTGCCCGGCACTTGCAGCGCCCATGCAGACCGGTGACGGCCTGCTCGTGCGCCTGAGGCCGGCCGGTGGCGCACTCACTATCTCCCAGTTTCGGGCGCTGGCTTCGGCAGCCGTGCGCCATGGGAACGGCATTCTGGAAATCACCGCCCGCGGCAATCTGCAGATCCGCGGCCTTCGTCCTGGGTCAGTCGGACCGCTGGCGGCGGATATCGACGCCGCCGGTATCACCGTGCCTGATGGCGTCGCGATCGAGATTTCACCGCTGCACGGCGTCGATGCCGATGAGATCGCCGATACGGCGGAGATGGAAGCGGCGCTGCGCAACAGGCTCTCCGCGTTTCTCAGCTCTCCGCGCCTTGCGCCGAAACTCTCGATCCTGATCGATGGTGGCGGGCAATTTTCGCTTTCCACGCTCACTGCCGATATCCGCATCGTCGCAGAACATGCTGGTCAGTGGCTGGTCTCAATAGCCGGCGATGGACAGGACGCGACGCCGCTGGCCCTCGGCAGTGCGGATGCAGCCATCAACGCGGTCGGCGATCTGCTTCAGATCCTGATTGCACACGGCAGGCAGACACGCGCCCGCGACATCGACACAGCAACATTGCGCGCCCAATTTCCGCAGATCGACAGCATCCGATCTACCCGTCCAGCGCCTCAGAAATCCTCCTTCGTCGGCGTCACGAGGCTTCGGGATGGCAGCGCGGTACTCGGCGTGCGGTTGAAATTCGGCCAGGCCAGGGCCGCCGATCTGATCTCTTTCCTGACTTCCACCGAGAGTGCTGGCGGGACGGAAATCCGGTTGGCGCCTGATCGTGGCTTCTTCCTGATCGGCATCGGCGAGACAGAAATGCCCGCTATGCAACAAGCGGCCATCGATCATGGATTCAGCGTCACGGCGCACGAGCCGGCCGAGCAGATTGCCGCCTGCGTGGGGGCAGGGGCCTGTGTCTCGGCCTTCTACGATACGAGAGCTCTGGCTGGCCAGCTGATCAATCGCGTTCCCGATCTCTTCGACGGCTCTCTGAAGCTTCATCTCTCCGGTTGTGCGAAAGGTTGTGCGCACCGACGCGCAGATCTCGCGATCGTCGGTTCGGCTGAAGGTTACAGTTTTGTCCTCGATGGGCTTGCGGCCGACAGGCCGGCTGCAAGGATTGCTGGCGGACGGATCGATTTCGCTATAGAGAGGCTCGCCCGGCTGATCGAAGCCAAGAAAGGTGCCGGCGAGTCGAGTGCCGAAAGCTTGAAAAGGCTTGGGGCCATCGGCCTCACCGAGGCGCTACAACAGGAATAAAAATGCCAGACTACGACTATATCCGCAGCGGAGACGCGATCTATGAGCGCTCTTTCGCGATCATTCGCAGCGAAACCGACCTCTCGCGTTTTTCGCCCGAAGAGGCCGATGTCGCCGTCCGCATGATCCATGCCTGCGGCCTGGTGGAGGCGGCACAGAATTTCGTCTTCTCACCCGGCTTCGTCCATGCTGCACGGATCGCCCTGCAGGACGGTGCGCCGATCTTCTGCGATGCGGAAATGGTAGCGCATGGCGTGACGCGCGCGCGCCTGCCGGCGAAGAACGAAGTGATCTGCACGCTGCACGATCCACGCACCCACGAACTCGCCCACGCGACCGGCAATACCCGCTCGGCTGCCGCCATCCAACTCTGGCTCGACCGGCTCGCCGGCAGCGTCGTTGCCATCGGCAATGCGCCGACGGCCCTCTTCCATCTTCTCGAACTCTTGCGGGATGGTGCGCCGAAACCGGCAGCGATTATCGGCATGCCGGTCGGCTTCGTCGGTGCTGCCGAATCCAAGGATGCGCTTGCGGAGAATTCCTACGGCGTTCCCTTTGCCATCGTACGCGGCCGTCTTGGCGGCAGCGCCATGACCGCGGCCGCCATTAATGCGCTGGCGAGGCCAGGCCTATGAGCGGCCATCTGATCGGCGTCGGCACCGGACCCGGCGACCCGGAACTGCTGACCCTCAAGGCGGTGCGCGCCATCGAGAGCGCCGATGTCATTGCCTATTTCGCCAAAGAGGGCAGGGGCGGCAACGGCAGGGCGATCGTCGAACATCTGCTGAAGCCGGGCGTCGAGCTGCTGCCGCTCTACTATCCGGTTACGACCGAGCTCGACAAAAGCGATCCACTCTATCAGAGCCGCACCACCGGCTTCTACAATGACTCCGCCGACGCGCTCGCCCGCCATCTCGATGCCGGCCGCACGGTGGCAGTGCTCAGCGAAGGCGATCCACTCTTCTATGGCTCCTACATGCACCTGCATGTGCGGCTGTCGCAGCGTTATCCGACCGAGGTCATCCCCGGCATCAGCGCCATGTCCGGCTGCTGGTCGCTGGCTGGCATGCCGATCGTGCAGGGCGACGACGTGCTTTCGGTGCTGCCGGGAACGATGACCGAACAGGAATTGACCCGCAGGCTCACGGACACCGAGGCTGCCGTCATCATGAAGGTCGGTCGCAACCTGCCGAAGATCCGCCGCGCGTTGCGGGCGGCCGGACGTCTCGGCGACGCTCTCTATGTCGAACGCGGCACGATGGCCAATGCCGCGATGGTGAAGCTCGCCGAACGCGATGAGGGTGAAGCGCCGTACTTCTCGCTCGTGCTCGTGCCCGGCTGGGAGGCCAGCCGATGAGCGGCCGGCTCTTCGTGATCGGCACCGGTCCCGGCAATCCCGGGCAAATGACGCCGGAAGCACAGGCAGCCGTGGAAACCGCGACCGACTTCTTCGGCTATGGCCCCTATCTCGACCGCCTGATGCTGCGCGCCGGCCAGAGCCGACATGTCTCCGACAACCGCGAGGAGCTGGACAGGGCGGAGGCTGCGCTGACGATGGCAGCCGGCGGCGCCGATGTCTGTGTCGTCTCGGGCGGCGACCCCGGTGTCTTTGCCATGGCCGCTGCCGTCTGCGAGGCGATCGACAGGGGACCGGCGCAATGGCGCGGTGTCGATCTCGTTATCCTGCCCGGCATCACCGCCATGCTGGCGGTGGCCGCCCGTGTCGGGGCGCCGCTCGGTCACGATTTCTGCGCCATATCGCTCTCGGACAATCTGAAGCCCTGGACCGTTATCGAGAACCGCCTGGAGCTTGCGGCCCGCGCGGGCTTCGTCATCGCCCTCTATAATCCGATCAGCAAGGCGAGGCCCTGGCAGCTCGGCAAGGCTTTCGAGCTTCTGCGCCAGCACTTGCCGGCAACGACGCCTGTCATCTTCGGTCGGGCGGCCGGGCGGCCTGATGAGCGGATCACCGTTCAGCCGCTTGATAGAGCTGACGCCGATCTCGCCGATATGGCGACCTGTGTCATCGTCGGTTCTCCCGAGACGCGGGTGATTGCCCGCGAGGGGCAAGCGGACCTCATCTATACGCCGCGCTTCATGGCCGGAGACAGGAGATGATCGATCGCTTCGAGCGCCGCTTCGACCGTTCCGACCGACGTCCTGGCGGCGGCGGGCGCGCGGGCGATCACGACAAGCTTGATGCCGAGCAGGCGGGCGGCCTCGATCTTGGCATAAGCGGCCGAACCGCCGCTGTTCTTGGCGATGACAGCGTCGATGCGATATTTCCGCATGAGCTCTATCTCGCCTTCGAGCATGAAGGGGCCGCGGTCGAGTACGTATTCGACGTCAGGCAGAGCGAGAGGCGGATCGACGGGATCGACACTGCGCACGAGGTAGAAATGCTGAGGGGCGACCTCCGCATGGTGCGCGCCTTGTCGGCCTGTCGCCAAAAGGACGCGCCGAGGCGCCGGGCCGAGCGTGGCGACGGCAGCAGGAATGTCCGCCACGACATGCCAGTGATCGCCGGCTTCAGGAACCCACTCCGGGCGGACGAGCGCGATGGCGGCAATGCCGGTGCGTTCCACTGCCGCCGCGGCATTGGCCGAAATGCGCTCGGCGAAGGGATGGGTGGCGTCGACCAGCAGATTGTAGCCTCCCGCCACCAGGAATTCGGCAAGGCCTTCCGCGCCGCCGAAGCCGCCGATGCGGACGGGGACGGGCTGTTCGACTGGAGCCTGCGTGCGGCCGGCCAGCGACAGCAGGATGTCGAGATCGTCTCGGCCGGCAAGCTCTGCGGCAAGCCTGCGCGCCTCGCCCGTACCGCCAAGGATCAGAACGCGGGTCTTGTCCATGTCTGATATGTCTCCCAACGACCCGCCCTGGCTCACTCTTATCGGCATCGGCGAGGATGGTCCAGAAGGCCTTGGTGATGAAGCCAAGCGACTGATCGTAGCCGCGCCTGCCGTGTTTGGTGGTGCGCGCCATCACGACCTTGCCGATGCGCTGATTTCAGGTGAACGGTTCACCTGGCAGAGCCCGTTCGAAAAATCGGTCGAAGCGATCCTGGCGCGGCGTGGCACGCCTGTTGTCGTGCTCGCCTCGGGCGATCCCTTCCTCTACGGCGTCGGCGCGACGCTCTCGCGTCATGTCGCAGCAGAAGAGATCTATACCATTCCGGCACCATCCGCCTTCAGCCTTGCCGCCTCGCGCCTCGGCTGGCCGCTGCAGGAGACGGCGTGTGTTTCGCTGCACGGACGGCCGTATGATCTTGTCCGCCCGCATCTCCATGCGAACAGGCGCATTCTGACGCTGACGTCGGACGAGAAAGGACCACAGACACTTGCCGAACTGCTTGCCGCCAATGGCTTTGCCGGCACACGGCTGACGGTTCTGGAGGCGCTCGGCGGCAAGCGGGAAAGGATCAGGAGCACCACGGCAGGCAATTTCGACCTTGCCGATATCGACCCCTTGAATGTCTGTGCGCTCGATGTGATCGCGGCGCCGGGGGCTCGTATCCTGCCTTATGTCTGCGGCCTCGACGACGATCTTTTCGAGCATGACGGACAGATTACCAAACGGGAGATCCGTGCCGTCACGCTGTCGGCGCTGGCGCCGCGGCATGGCGAACTCCTCTGGGATATCGGCGCCGGCTCGGGATCTGTTGGTATCGAGTGGATGCTTGCCGATCCGTCACTGAGGACGATCGCCATCGAGCAGTCGCCGGAGCGCGCCGCCCGTATTGCTCGAAATGCCGCAACCTTCGGTGTGCCGCAGCTTGCCCTCGTCGAGGGCGTCGCACCCGCGGTAACGGCCGGCCTGCCGGCACCGGACGCGATCTTCATCGGCGGTGGCGGCAGCGAGGCCGGTGTTATGGATGCGGCAATCGCCGCCCTGAAACCGGCGGGGCGGCTCGTCGCCAATGGCGTGACGCTCGAGATGGAGGCGGTCCTCCTGGCAGAACATGCTGCCCGCGGCGGCTCGCTGACGAAGATCGAAATCGCCCGCGCCGCACCTGTCGGCGGCATGAGTGGCTGGCGGCCGGCCATGCCGGTAACGCAATGGCGCTGGATCAAGGAATAGGAAAATGACGGTTCATTTCATCGGCGCCGGACCGGGGGCTGCAGATCTCATCACGGTGCGCGGACGCGACCTGATCGGCAAATGCCCGGTCTGCCTCTATGCCGGCTCAATCGTCTCGCCCGAACTCCTGCAATATTGCCCAGCCAGCGCGCGCATCATCGATACAGCGCCGATGTCGCTCGACGAGATCGAGGCCGAATATCTGCGGGCGGCTGCGGCCGGCGAAGATGTGGCACGACTGCATTCCGGCGATCTCTCCGTCTGGAGCGCGGTTGCCGAGCAGGTCCGCCGGTTGGAAAAGCATGGCATCGGCTACACGATGACGCCGGGCGTTCCGGCTTTTGCGGCCGCCGCCTCCGCACTCGGCCGCGAGCTGACGATCCCGACCGTGGCGCAGAGCCTCGTGCTGACACGCGTATCTGGCCGGGCCTCGCCGATGCCGAATGAAGAAACGCTCTCGAAATTCGGCGCGACAGGCGCGACCCTTGCGATCCACCTCGCCATCCATGCGCTAGCACAGGTAGTCGCGGAGCTGACACCGCTTTACGGTGCCGATTGCCCCGTTGCCATCGTGGTGAAAGCCACCTGGCCGGACGAGCGTATCTTGCGCGGCACGCTCGCCGATATCGAAGGCAAGGTGGCAGCCGAACCGATCGAGCGCACGGCAATCATCTTCGTCGGTCGCTCGCTTGCATCGGAAGATTTCCGCGAAAGCTCGCTTTACAATCCCGCCTACCAGCGCCGCTTCCGCGGCCGCGAATAGTCGCTCAGACCTTCGCCGCAAGATAGTCCATGCTTGCCTTCAACGCGGCGCCTGGATCTTTCAGCGCATGGATTTCGTCCGGCGCCTCTTCGGAAAAGCGCCATCCCGTCGGCATCGACGAGGCCGGAACTGAACAATCTTCTGCATCGGCCGGAAGCGGAGAGGTGAGAGCCTGCGGGTCGCCGTCCGGCGACGGCGGCCTTGGAAAGGATGTGGCCTTTCATTTCCTCCGGGTCCGGCGTTTCTGGTCGAGGAATGCGTCGAATTCGAAATCTTCGGCTTGGCCGCTATCGATACCGGTGCCGATCGCGTCGCGTAGCGCCTTCACTTTGGCCTCGTGCTCTTCCAGAAGCCGCAGGCCGGCACGGATGACCTCGCTCGCCGAGCCGTAGCGGCCTTCAATAACCTGCCGTTCGACAAAGCCCGCAAAATGATCACCCAAAGCAATGGATGTGTTTTTGGACATGAGAACCTCCATGTTACTACCAATATGTACCAAAATTTGGTAGTCCTCAATTCAGAGCGAGCCTCTTTGCTGGGGAGGGTGCGAGCCTGTGATTGGCATCGGTGCCGCCCTGTGTCAGAGAATAGATCCATCAGGAACAGATTCTCAGGCGCCGGTGACGATAGGCTTTGCCCATGCGGAATTGATCGCGGTTCTCGTCGCTGTGACGGGCGACGAGCCGCGCGTCATGACGATCCGCAATGGCGATGCGCTGCCGTCAGGCCCTTTTGAAATGGGCCATCGCACGCTGCAATCGGGCTTGCGCGAATGGATCCAGGAACAGACCGCTCATCCCGTCGGTTTCCTCGAGCAGCTTTACACTTTCGCCGACCGCGACCGGAAC
The window above is part of the Rhizobium sp. WYJ-E13 genome. Proteins encoded here:
- the cobF gene encoding precorrin-6A synthase (deacetylating) produces the protein MRHIHIIGIGTGNPEHLTVQAINAMNSADVVFIPTKGATKADLAELRREICERYLTRKGVRIVEFEVPKRAVQDRTYVQSVDDWHAAIARIYEGLVGDLPETGAGAFLVWGDPSLYDSTIRIIERVRNASTCAFDYDVIPGITSIQALAASHRIPVNLVGKPVEITTGRRLLEEGLTHASTVIMLDGEQAFSKIDDPEAEIFWGAYLGTKDEIIRSGRLGDIADDIIQLRADERRRHGWIMDIYLLRKGQDFDD
- the cobG gene encoding precorrin-3B synthase, with amino-acid sequence MRSVTGKILEAERPDITSMQRGACPALAAPMQTGDGLLVRLRPAGGALTISQFRALASAAVRHGNGILEITARGNLQIRGLRPGSVGPLAADIDAAGITVPDGVAIEISPLHGVDADEIADTAEMEAALRNRLSAFLSSPRLAPKLSILIDGGGQFSLSTLTADIRIVAEHAGQWLVSIAGDGQDATPLALGSADAAINAVGDLLQILIAHGRQTRARDIDTATLRAQFPQIDSIRSTRPAPQKSSFVGVTRLRDGSAVLGVRLKFGQARAADLISFLTSTESAGGTEIRLAPDRGFFLIGIGETEMPAMQQAAIDHGFSVTAHEPAEQIAACVGAGACVSAFYDTRALAGQLINRVPDLFDGSLKLHLSGCAKGCAHRRADLAIVGSAEGYSFVLDGLAADRPAARIAGGRIDFAIERLARLIEAKKGAGESSAESLKRLGAIGLTEALQQE
- a CDS encoding precorrin-8X methylmutase, whose amino-acid sequence is MPDYDYIRSGDAIYERSFAIIRSETDLSRFSPEEADVAVRMIHACGLVEAAQNFVFSPGFVHAARIALQDGAPIFCDAEMVAHGVTRARLPAKNEVICTLHDPRTHELAHATGNTRSAAAIQLWLDRLAGSVVAIGNAPTALFHLLELLRDGAPKPAAIIGMPVGFVGAAESKDALAENSYGVPFAIVRGRLGGSAMTAAAINALARPGL
- a CDS encoding precorrin-2 C(20)-methyltransferase; the protein is MSGHLIGVGTGPGDPELLTLKAVRAIESADVIAYFAKEGRGGNGRAIVEHLLKPGVELLPLYYPVTTELDKSDPLYQSRTTGFYNDSADALARHLDAGRTVAVLSEGDPLFYGSYMHLHVRLSQRYPTEVIPGISAMSGCWSLAGMPIVQGDDVLSVLPGTMTEQELTRRLTDTEAAVIMKVGRNLPKIRRALRAAGRLGDALYVERGTMANAAMVKLAERDEGEAPYFSLVLVPGWEASR
- a CDS encoding precorrin-3B C(17)-methyltransferase, with the translated sequence MSGRLFVIGTGPGNPGQMTPEAQAAVETATDFFGYGPYLDRLMLRAGQSRHVSDNREELDRAEAALTMAAGGADVCVVSGGDPGVFAMAAAVCEAIDRGPAQWRGVDLVILPGITAMLAVAARVGAPLGHDFCAISLSDNLKPWTVIENRLELAARAGFVIALYNPISKARPWQLGKAFELLRQHLPATTPVIFGRAAGRPDERITVQPLDRADADLADMATCVIVGSPETRVIAREGQADLIYTPRFMAGDRR
- a CDS encoding cobalt-precorrin-6A reductase; its protein translation is MDKTRVLILGGTGEARRLAAELAGRDDLDILLSLAGRTQAPVEQPVPVRIGGFGGAEGLAEFLVAGGYNLLVDATHPFAERISANAAAAVERTGIAAIALVRPEWVPEAGDHWHVVADIPAAVATLGPAPRRVLLATGRQGAHHAEVAPQHFYLVRSVDPVDPPLALPDVEYVLDRGPFMLEGEIELMRKYRIDAVIAKNSGGSAAYAKIEAARLLGIKLVVIARAPAAARTSVGTVEAALEAIDHLLSPAMKRGV
- the cbiE gene encoding precorrin-6y C5,15-methyltransferase (decarboxylating) subunit CbiE; protein product: MSDMSPNDPPWLTLIGIGEDGPEGLGDEAKRLIVAAPAVFGGARHHDLADALISGERFTWQSPFEKSVEAILARRGTPVVVLASGDPFLYGVGATLSRHVAAEEIYTIPAPSAFSLAASRLGWPLQETACVSLHGRPYDLVRPHLHANRRILTLTSDEKGPQTLAELLAANGFAGTRLTVLEALGGKRERIRSTTAGNFDLADIDPLNVCALDVIAAPGARILPYVCGLDDDLFEHDGQITKREIRAVTLSALAPRHGELLWDIGAGSGSVGIEWMLADPSLRTIAIEQSPERAARIARNAATFGVPQLALVEGVAPAVTAGLPAPDAIFIGGGGSEAGVMDAAIAALKPAGRLVANGVTLEMEAVLLAEHAARGGSLTKIEIARAAPVGGMSGWRPAMPVTQWRWIKE
- the cobM gene encoding precorrin-4 C(11)-methyltransferase; this translates as MTVHFIGAGPGAADLITVRGRDLIGKCPVCLYAGSIVSPELLQYCPASARIIDTAPMSLDEIEAEYLRAAAAGEDVARLHSGDLSVWSAVAEQVRRLEKHGIGYTMTPGVPAFAAAASALGRELTIPTVAQSLVLTRVSGRASPMPNEETLSKFGATGATLAIHLAIHALAQVVAELTPLYGADCPVAIVVKATWPDERILRGTLADIEGKVAAEPIERTAIIFVGRSLASEDFRESSLYNPAYQRRFRGRE
- a CDS encoding type II toxin-antitoxin system ParD family antitoxin codes for the protein MSKNTSIALGDHFAGFVERQVIEGRYGSASEVIRAGLRLLEEHEAKVKALRDAIGTGIDSGQAEDFEFDAFLDQKRRTRRK